From one Rhizobium lentis genomic stretch:
- a CDS encoding NAD-glutamate dehydrogenase produces MAARNNPKREKQIENARKIAKATRESHLDPVILFGRASNDDLELYTPEMLARSAVHSAKELAAWNGKTPRVSIDTIPEVTPDGTAVSVLSVTDQNMPFLYESVMGEVTSTYRDLFMAVHPILVMEKGKAPALYSADHPSDPAARVSHIQLHIAPLNSTQAADLVKRVQTVLEQVRLSVSDWKPMLAKLDGVIAELAANGPGRRKAEHAEAIAFLSWLRDENFTFLGMREYVYSGKGADAKVERDKGAGLGILSNPDVLVLRTGKDAVTTTPEILAFLDGPDFLIVTKANVKSIVHRRAYMDYVGVKRFDADGNVTGELRIVGLFTSTAYTSLASEIPLLRSKIEKVKEHFGFDPMSHSGRMLDNTLESYPRDDLFQIDTTLLASFAEQINDLADRPRVRVLPRIDHFDRFVSVIVYVPREEYDSIVRERIGTYLKTVYDGRVSAYYPAFPEGGVARVHFIIGRSGGKTPRIPQAKLEQTIREITARWDDRFEALAGPKAPKLSVDQAFQDSFTPEETVADLADIGACAAGEPLRIQFYHRREEHGRVLSLKIFHSGGQLALSRRVPLLENLGFNVVSERTFDIGVPAADGETKLVVLHDMELETRTGGDIDLQRYGATLEEAFVAAFAGTIDNDSFNRLILSAGLSAREANVLRAYARYLRQAGIAYSQDYIATTLDKYPKIAATIFRLFHDTLDTKLSEKARAKKLADLHQAIEAELADVPSLDDDRILRRYVNIVDATLRTNYFQKNPDGSPKSMLAFKLDPHLVDGLPQPRPFREMFVYGVEVEGVHLRFGKVARGGLRWSDRAEDYRTEVLSLVKAQQVKNAVIVPVGAKGGFYPKKLPIGGSRDEVFNAGREAYKTYIRTLLSITDNISGADIVPPKDTVRLDGDDPYFVVAADKGTATFSDTANALAQEAGFWLDDAFASGGSAGYDHKKMGITARGAWETVKRHFREMDIDIQTTPFTVAGVGDMSGDVFGNGMLLSPKIRLIAAFDHRDIIIDPDPDMEKTLAERQRLFNLPRSSWQDFDKGMLSKGAMIISRSAKSVTLTPEAVAAIGIDKAVATPFEIMTAILKSPVDLLWFGGIGTYVKAPSETDAEVGDRANDPIRITATEVRAKVIGEGANLGVTQKGRIAYGLKGGRCNSDAIDNSAGVNTSDVEVNIKIALASAMHDGRLTRAKRDQLLSSMTEEVAALVLRNNYLQSLAISLTERKGTANGLELARFMTVLEGAKQLNRKVETLPDDTTLAERYAAGKPLTRAEIGVLVSYAKIVLFDALAASDLPDDPYFSATLSNYFPVKMQRSNAGDIASHRLKREIVATVLANEAINRGGPSFTVAMMDATAASAPEVVRAAIVARDGFDLTRLWAETDALDGKISGEMQNRLYEEISHSFTVLTRLLLKTGMTKADMAEVISRLQAALKKLKPAFAEQSASDAAARQAEYLQAGVPEKLGAEIANIQSFALVPEIMQIAERTGEPLVRAAENYFAVSQTFRIARLLAAGGRILTSDHYENLALARSIDQIASARRDIVISALSDHGKEKLPVQAWHAQDRIRINRIVEELSSLSDSGDPNLARITVAAGILTDLARDRAR; encoded by the coding sequence ATGGCTGCGAGAAACAATCCGAAACGGGAAAAGCAGATCGAAAACGCGCGCAAGATCGCCAAGGCGACGCGCGAGTCGCATCTCGATCCGGTAATTCTGTTCGGCCGGGCCAGCAATGACGATCTCGAACTTTATACGCCTGAAATGCTGGCGCGCTCCGCCGTGCATTCGGCAAAGGAACTCGCCGCCTGGAACGGCAAGACGCCCCGCGTCAGCATCGACACCATTCCCGAAGTGACGCCTGATGGCACCGCCGTCTCGGTGCTTTCGGTCACCGACCAGAATATGCCTTTCCTTTATGAATCGGTCATGGGTGAAGTAACGAGCACCTATCGCGATCTGTTCATGGCCGTGCATCCCATCCTCGTCATGGAAAAGGGCAAAGCCCCCGCGCTCTATTCCGCCGACCACCCGAGCGATCCCGCCGCGCGCGTCAGCCATATCCAGCTCCATATTGCCCCGTTGAACTCCACTCAGGCTGCCGATCTCGTCAAACGCGTCCAGACCGTGCTCGAACAGGTCCGCCTATCGGTCTCCGACTGGAAGCCGATGCTCGCGAAGCTCGACGGGGTGATCGCCGAGCTTGCGGCCAACGGCCCCGGTCGCAGGAAGGCCGAACACGCCGAGGCAATCGCCTTCCTGAGCTGGCTGCGGGACGAGAATTTCACCTTCCTCGGCATGCGCGAATATGTTTATTCCGGCAAGGGTGCCGACGCCAAGGTCGAGCGCGACAAGGGCGCCGGCCTCGGCATCCTCTCCAACCCCGATGTTCTCGTGCTCCGCACCGGCAAGGACGCGGTGACAACGACGCCCGAGATCCTCGCCTTCCTCGACGGCCCCGATTTCCTGATCGTCACCAAGGCGAACGTGAAATCGATCGTCCATCGCCGCGCCTATATGGACTATGTCGGCGTCAAGCGCTTCGATGCCGACGGCAATGTCACAGGGGAACTGCGCATCGTCGGCCTTTTCACCTCGACGGCCTATACCTCGCTCGCCTCCGAAATCCCGCTGCTGCGGTCCAAAATCGAAAAGGTGAAGGAGCATTTCGGCTTCGACCCGATGAGTCATTCCGGCCGCATGCTCGACAACACGCTGGAATCCTATCCGCGCGACGACCTTTTCCAGATCGACACCACGCTGCTCGCCAGTTTTGCCGAGCAGATCAACGATCTCGCCGACCGGCCGCGCGTGCGCGTCCTGCCGCGCATCGATCATTTCGACCGCTTCGTCTCGGTCATCGTCTATGTGCCGCGTGAGGAGTATGATTCGATCGTGCGGGAGCGGATCGGCACTTATCTGAAGACCGTCTACGACGGCCGCGTCTCCGCCTATTACCCGGCTTTCCCGGAAGGCGGTGTGGCGCGCGTTCATTTCATCATCGGCCGCTCCGGCGGCAAGACGCCGCGCATTCCGCAGGCCAAGCTCGAGCAGACGATCCGGGAAATCACCGCCCGCTGGGATGATCGTTTTGAAGCGCTGGCCGGACCCAAGGCGCCGAAGCTATCGGTCGACCAAGCCTTCCAGGATTCCTTCACGCCCGAAGAAACCGTTGCCGACCTCGCCGATATCGGAGCCTGCGCTGCCGGCGAACCGCTCCGCATCCAGTTTTACCATCGCCGGGAAGAACATGGCCGTGTCCTCTCGCTGAAGATCTTCCACTCCGGGGGCCAGTTGGCGCTGTCGCGTCGCGTGCCGCTTCTGGAGAATCTCGGCTTCAATGTCGTCAGCGAACGGACCTTCGACATCGGCGTGCCGGCCGCCGATGGAGAAACGAAGCTCGTCGTGCTGCACGACATGGAGCTCGAGACCCGCACCGGCGGCGACATCGATCTGCAGCGTTATGGCGCCACCCTCGAGGAAGCCTTCGTCGCCGCCTTCGCCGGCACGATCGATAATGACAGCTTCAACCGGCTGATCCTGTCGGCCGGGCTCTCGGCGCGCGAGGCCAACGTGCTGCGCGCCTATGCGCGTTATCTCCGCCAGGCCGGCATCGCCTATTCGCAGGATTATATCGCAACGACGCTCGATAAATATCCGAAGATTGCCGCCACCATTTTCCGCCTCTTTCACGACACGCTCGACACCAAGCTTTCGGAAAAGGCCCGCGCCAAGAAGCTCGCCGACCTGCACCAAGCGATCGAGGCCGAACTCGCCGACGTTCCGAGCCTTGACGACGACCGTATCTTGCGCCGCTACGTCAACATCGTCGACGCGACGCTGCGCACCAATTATTTTCAGAAGAACCCGGATGGCTCGCCGAAATCGATGCTGGCCTTCAAGCTCGATCCGCACCTGGTCGACGGCCTGCCGCAACCCAGGCCCTTCCGCGAGATGTTCGTCTATGGCGTCGAGGTCGAAGGCGTGCACCTGCGCTTCGGCAAGGTGGCGCGTGGCGGTCTGCGCTGGTCCGACCGCGCCGAGGATTACCGCACCGAAGTGCTCAGCCTCGTCAAGGCGCAGCAGGTGAAGAATGCCGTCATCGTGCCGGTCGGCGCCAAGGGCGGCTTCTATCCGAAGAAGCTTCCGATCGGCGGCAGCCGCGACGAGGTCTTCAATGCCGGCCGCGAGGCTTACAAGACTTATATCCGCACGCTGCTTTCGATCACCGACAACATATCGGGCGCCGATATCGTGCCGCCGAAGGATACGGTCAGACTCGATGGTGACGATCCCTATTTCGTCGTTGCCGCCGACAAGGGTACGGCGACCTTCTCCGACACCGCCAACGCGCTGGCGCAGGAAGCCGGCTTTTGGCTGGACGATGCCTTCGCCTCCGGCGGCTCGGCCGGTTACGACCACAAGAAGATGGGCATCACCGCCCGCGGCGCCTGGGAAACCGTAAAACGCCATTTCCGCGAAATGGACATCGACATTCAGACGACGCCCTTCACCGTCGCCGGCGTCGGCGATATGTCGGGCGACGTCTTCGGCAACGGCATGCTGCTCTCGCCGAAGATCAGACTGATTGCCGCCTTCGATCACCGCGACATCATCATCGATCCCGACCCGGACATGGAAAAGACGCTGGCCGAACGCCAGCGGCTCTTCAACCTGCCACGCTCGAGCTGGCAGGATTTCGACAAGGGGATGCTTTCGAAAGGGGCGATGATCATCTCCCGCTCGGCGAAATCCGTGACGCTGACGCCGGAAGCGGTTGCCGCGATCGGCATCGACAAGGCTGTCGCCACGCCCTTCGAGATCATGACGGCGATCCTGAAGAGCCCCGTCGACCTGCTCTGGTTCGGCGGCATCGGCACCTATGTGAAGGCTCCCTCCGAAACCGACGCCGAAGTCGGCGATCGTGCCAACGATCCGATCCGCATCACTGCGACGGAGGTACGCGCCAAGGTGATCGGCGAGGGCGCCAATCTCGGCGTCACCCAGAAGGGCCGCATCGCCTACGGCCTCAAGGGTGGGCGCTGCAACTCCGACGCCATCGACAATTCGGCCGGCGTCAACACCTCGGACGTCGAGGTCAACATCAAGATCGCGCTGGCATCCGCCATGCATGACGGGCGCTTGACCCGGGCAAAACGCGACCAGCTTCTTTCATCGATGACCGAAGAAGTGGCGGCCCTGGTGCTGCGCAACAACTATTTGCAGTCGCTGGCGATCTCGCTGACGGAACGCAAGGGCACGGCAAACGGCCTGGAGCTTGCGCGGTTCATGACCGTTCTCGAAGGTGCCAAGCAGCTGAATCGCAAGGTCGAGACGCTGCCCGATGACACAACGCTTGCCGAACGTTATGCCGCCGGCAAGCCGCTGACCCGGGCGGAAATCGGCGTGCTTGTGTCCTATGCCAAGATCGTGCTCTTCGATGCGCTCGCCGCAAGCGATCTGCCGGACGATCCCTATTTCTCCGCGACGCTTTCGAATTATTTTCCCGTGAAGATGCAGAGGTCGAACGCCGGCGACATCGCCAGCCACCGCCTGAAGCGCGAAATCGTCGCGACCGTGCTTGCCAACGAGGCCATCAATCGCGGCGGACCGAGCTTCACGGTCGCCATGATGGATGCGACGGCGGCTTCGGCGCCGGAAGTGGTGCGCGCCGCCATCGTCGCCCGCGACGGTTTCGACCTGACCCGGCTCTGGGCCGAAACGGACGCCCTCGATGGCAAGATATCAGGCGAGATGCAGAACCGCCTCTACGAGGAGATCAGCCATAGCTTCACCGTGCTGACGCGCCTCCTCCTGAAGACCGGCATGACCAAGGCCGATATGGCGGAAGTGATTAGCCGGTTGCAGGCTGCCCTGAAGAAGCTGAAACCCGCCTTTGCCGAACAGTCCGCCAGCGATGCCGCCGCCCGCCAGGCAGAATACCTCCAAGCGGGTGTGCCGGAAAAACTGGGCGCCGAGATCGCCAATATTCAGAGTTTCGCCCTGGTGCCCGAGATCATGCAGATTGCCGAACGCACCGGCGAGCCGCTGGTGCGGGCCGCCGAGAACTACTTCGCGGTGTCGCAGACCTTCCGCATCGCCCGGCTGCTGGCGGCGGGCGGACGGATTCTCACCTCCGATCACTACGAGAACCTGGCGCTTGCCCGCAGCATCGACCAGATCGCCAGCGCCCGGCGTGACATCGTCATCTCTGCCCTTTCCGATCACGGCAAGGAGAAGCTGCCGGTTCAGGCCTGGCATGCGCAGGATCGTATCCGCATCAACCGTATCGTCGAGGAGCTTTCGAGCCTGAGCGACAGCGGCGATCCCAACCTTGCACGCATTACCGTTGCCGCAGGTATCCTGACCGATCTTGCGCGCGACCGGGCGAGGTGA
- a CDS encoding heparinase II/III family protein, which translates to MQSGRRFASMYVREAWRRALRRVALLRLKLMRHSIKPPERLIVAPTDLRGIDPHVADEILNGRFLLAGRMLETNGKSPFTFTLPSRPFAIRLHSFGWLRHMRAHKTERSSAAARAIVDSWLSIHAGRMEGVAWETDVTAQRVIAWLSHSPVVLQNADRGFYRRFMKSLAFQVRFLHRMAPYTLGGLELFRLRIALAMASVAMPARASTLRRAAQALDREFDSQILPDGGHISRNPRVGLELLLDLLPLRQTYVNLGHDLPQKLISGIDRMYPALRFFRHQDGDLALFNGATSTLANELMSVLRYDETAGQPFKALPQSRYQRLSGGKTVIIADTGAPPSGGALRTAHAGSLSFEMSSGRHRFIVNSGSPKFAGHRYVQMARTTAAHSTVILNDTSSSRFALSPFLDHAITEPVRTVSVERVETEDGRDSIKLSHDGYLRTFGVLHERELTLNAAGSIMTGRDRLIMREGYESDEALKAVARFHIHPAIVVQQSDGESVLLTAPDGESWLFSAPGNEVLISEDIFFADSSGICGSDQIEIDFDLAEKTEIRWFLSRKG; encoded by the coding sequence ATGCAGTCCGGTCGGCGTTTTGCGAGCATGTATGTTCGGGAAGCTTGGCGGCGCGCCTTGCGCCGCGTCGCGCTGCTGCGCCTGAAGCTCATGCGCCATTCGATCAAGCCGCCTGAGCGCCTGATCGTCGCTCCGACTGATCTTCGCGGCATCGATCCGCATGTGGCCGACGAAATTCTCAACGGGCGTTTCCTTCTGGCCGGGCGCATGCTGGAAACCAACGGCAAATCGCCCTTCACCTTCACCTTGCCCTCGCGCCCTTTCGCAATCCGCCTGCACAGCTTCGGCTGGCTCCGGCACATGCGGGCGCACAAGACGGAACGCAGCTCGGCCGCTGCCCGCGCCATCGTCGACAGCTGGCTTTCCATCCATGCCGGCCGCATGGAAGGCGTTGCCTGGGAGACCGATGTCACCGCCCAGCGTGTCATCGCCTGGCTGTCGCATTCGCCTGTCGTGCTGCAGAATGCCGATCGCGGCTTCTATCGCCGCTTCATGAAGTCGCTGGCTTTCCAGGTCAGGTTCCTGCACCGGATGGCGCCCTACACGCTCGGCGGTCTGGAGCTGTTTCGGCTGCGTATCGCGCTCGCCATGGCCTCCGTCGCCATGCCGGCCCGCGCATCCACGCTGAGAAGAGCGGCCCAGGCGCTCGACCGTGAATTCGATAGCCAGATTCTGCCGGATGGGGGCCATATCTCGCGCAATCCGCGGGTCGGTCTGGAATTGCTGCTCGACCTGCTGCCGCTCAGGCAAACCTATGTCAATCTCGGCCATGATCTGCCGCAGAAGCTGATCTCGGGTATCGACCGCATGTATCCGGCCTTGCGGTTCTTTCGCCATCAGGACGGGGATCTGGCGCTTTTTAACGGCGCGACTTCCACGCTCGCCAACGAGCTGATGTCGGTGCTCAGATATGACGAGACCGCTGGCCAGCCGTTCAAGGCTTTGCCGCAGTCGCGCTATCAGCGGCTTTCCGGGGGCAAGACGGTCATCATCGCCGATACCGGCGCGCCGCCTTCGGGCGGCGCGCTGCGCACCGCGCATGCCGGCAGCCTCTCGTTCGAGATGTCGTCGGGCCGCCATCGCTTCATCGTCAATTCCGGCTCGCCAAAATTCGCCGGCCACCGTTATGTGCAGATGGCGCGCACGACTGCGGCGCATTCGACCGTCATCCTCAACGACACGTCGTCCAGCCGTTTCGCGCTCTCGCCTTTCCTCGATCACGCGATCACCGAACCGGTGAGGACCGTCAGCGTCGAACGTGTTGAAACCGAGGATGGACGCGACAGCATCAAGCTCAGCCATGACGGTTATCTCAGGACGTTCGGCGTGCTGCACGAGCGTGAGTTGACGCTCAATGCTGCAGGCTCGATCATGACCGGCCGCGACCGGCTCATCATGCGGGAAGGATATGAAAGTGACGAAGCTCTGAAGGCCGTCGCCCGTTTTCATATTCATCCGGCGATCGTTGTGCAGCAGAGTGACGGGGAATCCGTTCTGCTGACGGCGCCGGACGGCGAAAGCTGGCTGTTTTCCGCGCCCGGCAACGAAGTGCTGATTTCCGAGGACATCTTCTTTGCCGACAGCTCCGGCATTTGCGGGTCGGATCAGATCGAGATCGACTTCGATCTCGCAGAGAAGACGGAAATCCGCTGGTTCTTATCCCGCAAAGGCTAG
- the purH gene encoding bifunctional phosphoribosylaminoimidazolecarboxamide formyltransferase/IMP cyclohydrolase — MAVISKKIPAPDKVEIKTALLSVFDKTGIVELAQALSERGVRLLSTGGTYKAIAAAGLAVTDVSEITGFPEIMDGRVKTLHPTVHGGLLAIRDDSEHQEAMKEHGIEGIDLAVINLYPFEDVRAAGGDYPTTVENIDIGGPAMIRASAKNHAYVTILIDPSDYAEFTGQLSAEDGKTAYAFRQRMAAKAYARTAAYDAVISNWFAEALSIDTPRHRVIGGTLKEEMRYGENPHQKAAFYVTGEKRPGVSTAVLLQGKQLSYNNINDTDAAYELVAEFLPEKAPACAIIKHANPCGVATGSSLVEAYRRALACDSVSAFGGIIALNRTLDAETAEEIVKLFTEVIIAPDVTEEAKTIVARKPNLRLLSAGGLPDPRAAGLTAKTVSGGFLVQSRDNGMVEDLELKVVTKRAPTAQELEDMKFAFKVGKHVKSNAVVYAKNGQTAGIGAGQMSRVDSARIAALKAEEAAKALGLAVPMTQGSAVASEAFLPFADGLLSMIAAGATAVIQPGGSMRDQEVIDAADEHGVAMVFTGMRHFRH; from the coding sequence ATGGCCGTCATTTCCAAGAAGATCCCCGCCCCCGACAAGGTTGAAATCAAGACCGCGCTCCTTTCCGTCTTCGACAAGACCGGCATCGTCGAGCTCGCCCAGGCATTGTCTGAAAGAGGCGTGCGTCTGCTGTCGACCGGCGGCACCTATAAGGCGATCGCCGCTGCCGGTCTCGCCGTCACCGACGTTTCCGAAATCACCGGCTTTCCCGAGATTATGGATGGGCGCGTCAAGACGCTGCATCCGACGGTGCATGGTGGCCTGCTGGCGATCCGCGACGACAGCGAGCACCAGGAGGCGATGAAAGAGCACGGCATCGAGGGCATCGATCTTGCCGTCATCAACCTCTATCCCTTCGAAGACGTGCGCGCGGCCGGCGGCGATTATCCGACGACCGTCGAGAATATCGATATCGGCGGTCCGGCGATGATCCGGGCGTCAGCCAAGAACCATGCCTATGTGACCATTCTGATCGATCCCAGCGATTATGCCGAGTTCACTGGGCAGCTTTCGGCGGAGGACGGCAAGACTGCCTATGCCTTCCGCCAGCGCATGGCCGCCAAGGCCTATGCCCGTACCGCTGCTTATGATGCTGTGATTTCCAACTGGTTCGCCGAGGCGCTGTCGATCGACACGCCGCGCCACCGCGTCATCGGTGGCACGCTGAAGGAAGAGATGCGCTACGGCGAAAACCCGCACCAGAAGGCGGCTTTCTATGTGACGGGTGAGAAGCGCCCCGGCGTGTCGACGGCCGTCCTTCTCCAGGGCAAGCAGCTCTCCTACAACAACATCAATGACACCGACGCCGCTTATGAACTCGTCGCCGAGTTCCTGCCCGAAAAGGCGCCGGCCTGCGCCATCATCAAGCATGCCAATCCCTGCGGCGTCGCCACGGGATCGAGCCTGGTCGAGGCCTATCGCCGGGCGCTCGCCTGCGATTCCGTTTCCGCCTTCGGCGGCATCATCGCGCTCAACCGGACGCTGGATGCCGAAACGGCCGAGGAGATCGTCAAGCTCTTCACCGAGGTGATCATTGCCCCCGATGTGACCGAGGAGGCGAAGACGATCGTCGCCCGCAAGCCGAATCTGCGGCTTCTGTCGGCCGGCGGCCTGCCCGACCCGCGCGCCGCGGGCTTGACGGCGAAGACCGTTTCCGGCGGCTTCCTTGTCCAGAGCCGCGACAACGGCATGGTCGAGGATCTGGAACTCAAGGTCGTGACCAAGCGCGCGCCGACGGCGCAGGAGCTTGAGGACATGAAGTTCGCCTTCAAGGTCGGCAAGCACGTGAAATCGAATGCCGTCGTCTACGCCAAGAACGGCCAGACGGCCGGTATCGGCGCCGGGCAGATGAGCCGGGTCGATTCTGCCCGCATCGCCGCGCTGAAAGCCGAAGAGGCCGCCAAGGCGCTCGGCCTTGCGGTTCCGATGACTCAAGGCTCGGCGGTCGCTTCCGAAGCCTTCCTGCCGTTTGCCGATGGCCTTCTGTCGATGATCGCCGCAGGGGCGACGGCGGTCATCCAGCCGGGCGGCTCGATGCGCGACCAGGAGGTCATCGATGCCGCCGACGAACATGGCGTTGCCATGGTCTTCACCGGCATGCGCCATTTCCGGCACTGA
- a CDS encoding RsmB/NOP family class I SAM-dependent RNA methyltransferase, translating to MVLNSNGTKPFRKQKPSASRSAPDKPGLQARAAAAKILAAVVDRKLPLDGALDHEHGNPAYKALGESDRALVRAILNTTLRHLPRIDAAIASLLESPLPEGARALHHVLAIGAAQILYLDVPDHSAVDLAVEQANQDPRNRRFAKLVNAVLRRLGREKEAVLEAIGKVPPMPTWFLTRLEKAYGRDAALAISQSQLEPAAIDLTVKSDAEAWAKRLNGIALPTGGVRLAAFDGGIPTLEGFDDGAWWVQDAAASIPARLFGDLTGKRAADLCAAPGGKTAQLILAGGTVTALDQSESRLRRLRSNLERLGLKAETVATDLTTFKPAEGFDAILLDAPCSSTGTTRRHPDVLWTKGPDDIARLAALQERLLRHALTLLKPGGTLVFSNCSLDPAEGEDVVARILSDTDTIERVPISAGDWPGLEAAITPLGEFRTLPTMLKMPENVASGLDGFYAAVLRRAA from the coding sequence GGCGGCGAAAATTCTCGCCGCCGTCGTCGACCGCAAGCTGCCGCTCGACGGCGCTCTCGATCATGAACATGGCAATCCAGCCTACAAGGCGCTTGGCGAAAGCGATCGCGCCCTTGTCCGCGCCATCCTGAACACGACGCTGCGCCACCTGCCGCGCATCGATGCGGCAATTGCCTCGCTGCTGGAGTCGCCGCTGCCGGAGGGTGCGCGGGCTTTGCACCATGTTCTGGCCATCGGCGCCGCGCAGATCCTCTATCTCGACGTGCCGGATCATTCGGCCGTCGATCTTGCCGTCGAGCAGGCCAATCAGGATCCGCGCAATCGCCGTTTCGCCAAGCTGGTCAACGCCGTCCTGCGCCGACTCGGCCGTGAAAAGGAGGCGGTGCTGGAGGCAATCGGCAAGGTTCCGCCGATGCCGACCTGGTTCCTGACACGGCTGGAAAAGGCCTATGGCCGCGACGCGGCGCTGGCGATCTCGCAATCGCAGCTCGAACCTGCGGCAATCGATCTGACCGTCAAATCCGACGCCGAAGCCTGGGCGAAGCGGCTGAACGGGATTGCCCTGCCGACGGGCGGCGTGCGGCTTGCCGCCTTTGACGGCGGCATTCCTACACTCGAAGGCTTCGACGATGGGGCATGGTGGGTGCAGGATGCGGCGGCAAGCATCCCGGCCAGGCTTTTCGGCGATCTCACCGGCAAACGTGCCGCCGATCTTTGTGCCGCGCCAGGCGGCAAGACGGCGCAGCTCATCCTTGCCGGCGGCACAGTTACCGCCCTCGATCAGTCGGAAAGCCGGCTAAGACGGCTGCGGTCCAATCTCGAGCGGCTTGGCCTCAAGGCTGAAACGGTGGCGACGGACCTGACTACATTCAAGCCGGCAGAAGGCTTCGATGCGATTCTGCTCGACGCCCCCTGCTCTTCCACCGGCACGACGCGCCGGCACCCAGACGTACTGTGGACCAAGGGACCGGATGACATCGCCAGGCTGGCGGCGCTGCAGGAGCGGCTGCTGCGTCATGCGCTGACCTTGCTGAAGCCCGGCGGCACGTTGGTGTTTTCGAATTGCTCGCTCGATCCCGCCGAGGGTGAAGATGTCGTCGCCCGCATTCTTTCCGATACGGACACGATCGAGCGGGTTCCGATCAGCGCCGGCGACTGGCCCGGCCTTGAAGCGGCGATCACGCCACTCGGCGAATTCCGCACGCTTCCGACCATGCTGAAAATGCCTGAGAACGTGGCCTCCGGTCTCGACGGTTTCTACGCGGCGGTGCTGCGGCGAGCAGCCTGA
- a CDS encoding MFS transporter translates to MNRIDWTGTQPPKATEKGIWGWMFFDWAAQPFFTVVTTFIFGPYFVSRLTDDPVSAQTMWSNMATISSVIIALLSPVLGSIADQSGARKPWIGFFAIVKIVSLFCLWFAAPGSPVLYPVIFMILASISAEFSIVFNDSLMPRLVDKAEVGKLSNTAWGLGYLGGMIVLIAVVTLLAANPESGKTVLGLDPLFGLDPKTGEDARITGPISAVWYLIFILPMFFFTPDVRRGLPFISAVRLGLRELRNTLSELKERRGILKFIISRMIYQDGVNGLLILGGVFAAGMFGWATIEIGLYGIILNIVAIFGCLLAGRIDKGVGSKATVVISLTMLLLATIGIISTGPGYTLFGLISLPTADSGGLFGTAAEKAYILYGLLIGLAFGPVQASSRSYLARSVSLKEAGRYFGIYALSGRATSFMATLLFSLVTYMSGSARLGMATLVLFLAAGLVLLIRTPYPADRV, encoded by the coding sequence TTGAATCGCATAGACTGGACAGGAACGCAGCCGCCGAAGGCCACGGAGAAGGGCATCTGGGGTTGGATGTTCTTCGATTGGGCGGCCCAGCCGTTCTTTACCGTGGTCACCACCTTCATCTTCGGGCCCTACTTCGTCTCACGCCTGACCGATGATCCGGTGTCGGCCCAGACGATGTGGAGCAATATGGCGACGATCTCCTCGGTGATCATCGCCCTGCTCTCGCCGGTTCTCGGCTCGATCGCCGACCAGTCCGGCGCACGCAAGCCCTGGATCGGCTTCTTCGCGATCGTCAAGATCGTCAGCCTTTTCTGCCTGTGGTTTGCAGCCCCCGGCTCGCCTGTCCTCTATCCCGTGATCTTCATGATCCTCGCCTCGATCTCGGCCGAGTTTTCCATCGTCTTCAACGATTCGTTGATGCCGCGCCTTGTCGACAAGGCGGAGGTCGGCAAGCTCTCCAACACCGCCTGGGGGCTTGGTTACCTCGGCGGCATGATCGTGCTGATTGCTGTCGTCACGCTTTTGGCGGCAAACCCGGAGAGCGGCAAAACCGTTCTCGGCCTCGATCCGCTTTTCGGCCTCGATCCCAAGACCGGCGAGGATGCGCGCATCACCGGGCCGATCTCGGCTGTCTGGTATCTGATCTTCATCCTGCCGATGTTCTTCTTCACGCCCGATGTTCGCCGGGGCCTTCCCTTCATCAGCGCCGTGCGCCTCGGCCTGCGGGAACTCAGGAATACGCTCAGTGAACTCAAGGAGCGCCGCGGCATCCTGAAATTCATCATCTCCCGCATGATCTATCAGGACGGCGTCAATGGCCTGCTGATCCTCGGCGGCGTCTTCGCCGCCGGCATGTTCGGCTGGGCGACGATCGAGATCGGCCTCTATGGCATCATCCTGAACATCGTCGCAATCTTCGGCTGCCTGCTCGCCGGCCGGATCGACAAGGGCGTCGGTTCGAAGGCGACCGTCGTCATCAGTCTCACGATGCTGCTTCTCGCCACCATCGGCATCATCTCGACCGGACCGGGCTACACCCTGTTTGGCCTGATATCGCTGCCGACGGCCGATTCCGGCGGCCTCTTCGGCACCGCCGCGGAGAAAGCCTATATCCTCTATGGCCTGCTGATCGGGCTCGCCTTCGGGCCGGTGCAGGCCTCGTCGCGCTCCTATCTCGCCCGCAGCGTCAGCCTGAAGGAAGCCGGCCGCTATTTCGGCATCTACGCGCTTTCGGGTCGCGCCACGAGTTTCATGGCGACGCTGCTCTTCTCGCTAGTGACCTATATGAGCGGCTCAGCGCGGCTCGGAATGGCAACGCTGGTCCTGTTCCTCGCCGCAGGGCTGGTGCTGCTGATCCGCACGCCCTATCCGGCCGATCGCGTCTGA